Genomic segment of Yoonia sp. R2331:
CGGCATTCGCCTTGAGTGCGCGCAACCGCAAAGTTTCGATATTGGCGGCGGCAAAGTTGGCGCGTTCTTCGTCTTCCTGCCGGGTCGAGAACCGGACAAAGAAGGCCAGAAAAGATGCACAGGTCACGACGATGCCCAGGATGAAAAATGCCTCGGACCAGTCGATGACGTTCTTGAACAGGAAGCCCGCCAAAACCGCACCGGCGTTCCCGCCTGCACCGACCACCCCGGCAACCGCGCCCAGCGCCTTTTTGTTGATGAAAGGCACGACAGAATATGTGGCACCCTCGGCCATCTGCGTGAAAAGCGAGAACACGATCAGCGCAGGCAAGGCCAGAAACAGCACGTTCATCTGGCTGAACACCATCAAGGCGCAACCTTCAAAGAACAGGCAGATAAACAGCCAGAACGCGCGGCCCTTCAAACCCCAAAGCGATCCGAAGTTGTCCCCAAAAAGGCCGCCCAATGTACGGGCGAACAAGTTCATCAGACCAAATGACGCGGCCACAAAACCAGCGGTCACAAGGTTCAGATCAAAGTAGTCCATAAAGTAAAGGGCAGCGACGTTGTTCACCGTCAGCTCGATGCCGAAACACGCGCCATAGATCACGAACAACACCCAGACGCGGGGGTCTTTGAGGGCGTGCAGGTAGTTTCCGGTGACCTTCTTCTTCTCTTCCATTTTGCCCTGCGCCCGCAGGTCATCAAAATTTCCGTCCGGCGCATCCTGCGTCAGGAAGTAGTAGCCAATCCCCGTCAGGAAGATGATGACCCCCACCACAACCATGGACAAACGCCAGCCCACGGCCTCGGAAAAGCCAAACCCAAGCACCATGACAGAGAACAAAAGCGGCATGACAAACTGCGTGACACCGCCACCAAGGTTGCCCCAGCCAGCGGATGTGGCGTTGGCCTGCCCCACCACGTTGGGGGCAAACATCACGGATGTGTGGTATTGGGTGATCACAAAGGCAGCACCGATGCCGCCGATCAAAACCCGAAAAAGCAGAAAGGTCTCAAAGCTCTGCGCCAGACCGATGCCCATCACAGGCAACGACCCGATCAGCAACAACCAGGTATAGGATTTCCGCGGCCCGATCCGATCACACAGCCAGCCAATGAACAGTCGGGCAAAAATCGTCATCGAGACCGAGCCGATAATCGCCCAGCCAATCTGGTTTGGCGTCAATCCCAGCTCATCGCGGACGACACTCATCAACGGCGCGATCCCGAACCACGCAAAGAAGCACGAAAAGAACGCAAACCACGTCATGTGGAAGGTCCTGATCTGCACCATCTTTACGTTAAAGAAATTCGACCACAGGGCGGTGGCCTTATTGTGTAGTTCCATCATCTGTCCCCTTTGGCTCCTGCGCTCAGCCAGAAGGGTGAGCGCCTTGCGCAAAGAGTGGTCAGATGGCGAAACGCCATAGCTTGATTCAGATCAAGAAACGAAAATTTGTTGTTTGAAATAAATACCTTAACCACAAATCTCATGTCGCTCGATACGGTGGATCAAGGGATGTGGCGGCATAAGACAATTGCGCTCTTGATATTTATCAATTATACGATTGATCGTTATCAAACAGGAGCGTCCCTTGCATATCGGCATGCCCGAGTCGGATTACCCGGATATCCGTGGGCTTCACCTTTTTCGCGAAATGTCGGATGCGCATTTTGACGCGCTGATGCGCGGCTCTTATGTGCAGAACTTTCCGCCGCAGATTGATCTAATCATCGAAGGCGACCCGAGCGATTTCCTGCACGTCGTGCTCACCGGCTCAGTTGAATTGACATCAATGTGGAACGGGCGTGAAACCTCGATGGCCACGGTACGGCCCGTGTCCACCTTCATTCTTGCTGCGACAATCAAGGATGCGCCCTATCTGATGTCCGCCAAAACGGTCGAAAAAAGCCGGATCGCGCTGATTCCCAGCCAAGACGTCCGTAACGTCTTTGATGTCGACAACAACTTTGCCCGCGCCATCGTGACCGAACTCGCCCAGTGTTACAGGTCGGTTGTGAAGTCCCAAAAAGACCTCAAACTGCGAACCTCGCTTGAAAGGCTCGCCAATTATCTCCTGCGGCAACATCAAAAGATGAATGGTGCGGATGGGTTCGAACTGCAGCTTGAAAAGCGCAGGCTCGCGTCATTCCTGGGTATGACCCCAGAGAACCTCAGCCGCGCCTTCAAAGGTCTGCAGCCTTACGGGGTTGTGGTGAACGGAAACCATATCACCATCCAGAACAAAGACGATTTAGTCCGCTTTGCCAAACCAAGCCCTCTGATCGACGACTATTCCGTCTAGGCACACAGCAATTCACAATCACATTGCCCTCGCTGCCCGCAATAAGGGTCGAGTCCCCCAGATCAACGGCACCCAAATGGCAAATCTCGAAAAAGCCTGCGCCGTGGCCGGAACGCTGACCAAGCGAAAAAGGCCATTCCTGTAACGCATAGGGGATCCCACGACGCGTCCCCGGTAATGCGGGCTTGACTTGGAGCCACTCCAATACGCTACCCCTTGTCTTATGTTGATCAATAACGCCGCCACCGCCTCTGGCCTCTCTGCTGATACCATCCGGTTCTACGCCAAATCCGGCATGTTGCCGCCAATTGCCCGCGATGCGCGAGGCTGGCGCGACTTCTCGCCCTCGGATGTCGACTGGCTCAAGACGCTCAAACATCTGCGCGCCACCGGGATGCCCTTGCCCGAGATCAAGCGCTTTGCGCAATCCGCCCATGCTGCCGATGCAGACACCCCCGCCAACCGCCAAATGCGTCTGCAAATCATGCAACGCCATGCCCACACACTGGCGCGGCGGCAAACCGAACTCGACGCCTGCGCGCAATACCTCGCCCACAAGATCGCCCTTTATTCCGGCACAAAGGAAGACTGACATGCCCGCCATCACATTGCCCACTGAACCCACACTCGGCCTTGGCTGCTGGGCCATCGGCGGCCCGTTCAGCGCAAACGGCAGCCCCGTTGGCTGGGGCGAGGTTGACGATAAAACCTCAACCGCCGCCATCCACGCCGCAGTTGACCACGGCATTCGCCTCTTTGACACAGCTCAGGCCTATGGCACCGGACACTCTGAAACCGTGCTCGGCAGCGCCCTGCACGACCGCCCCGATGTCGCCATCGTCACCAAAATCGGCATCGGCATTGATCCGGCCAACCGTGCGATCACTGGCGAAGTGACGGATCCCAAAGCGATCCGCGCCAGCCTTGACGCCTCTCACAAACGCCTGCGCCGGGATCACATCGACCTTGTGTTGCTGCACCTCAACGAACTCCCTATCGAAAGCGCCGCCCCGATCTTCGATCTGCTGGACGGGCTCTACAGCGCAGGCCGCATCGGCGGCTATGGCTGGTCCACGGACTTTCCTGACCGCACACGGGCCTTTGCCGACCGCCCCGGTTTCACCGCCGTCGAACACGCGATGAACGTCTTTTTCGCCGCCGAACACATGGTGCCGGCAACCCGGGCCGCCGGCATCGCCGCGCTGATCCGTTCGCCGCTGGCGATGGGCATCCTCGGCGGGCGCTACGACGCCAGTGCCGAATTTTCCAAGAACGACGTGCGCTCTTCCAATCAAAGCTGGAATGGCCACTTCGCAGATGGCCGCATCGCCCCCGACCGCCTGACCGCGCTTGATGCAGTCCGCGACATCCTCACCTCGGACAACCGCAGCCTGGCTCAAGGTGCCATTGCCTGGCTCTGGGCACGCAGCCCCAATGCGATCCCGATCCCCGGCTTCCGGACACCCGAACAGGTCACCGACCTCTGCGGCGCGCTGGACCACGGCCCGCTGACGCAAGCCAAAATGTCCCAGATCGAAACCCTGCTGAACCGCCCGCCAGAAGGTCCACCGCAGCAACGCTAGCCTTTCTTTTGAATGAAAATATGCGGCGGGGGTCTGGGGGTGCCAAACCCCCAGTCTGCCCTATTCAGCTGGCGTACCCGCTTGACTTTTGGGATCTTCCACCTTGGGCTTCTGAAACGGATAGATGAACTGCTTCCAATAGCCCTTTGGCACCGTATTCCCGATCACCCCGTAATTCTCTGGCCAGCGGTCTTCGGGCAAGTGATGCGTCCCGAACAGCCAGTCATAGATCGGGAAGTGAGAGGAATAATTGATATCAATCGCCTCCCGGTCCGACCCGTGATGCCAATGGTGAAAGCGTGGGGTCACAAAGAACCGCTCGATAAACCCGAACTTCCAGCCAATGTTGGAATGGATAAACGAGGACGAAAAGTAGACGATCAGCAGATAGGCCTGGATCGCCGCCGGATCAAAGCCAAGCGTGAACATCGGCACCGCCGTCAGCCCGCGCAAAATGGCAATCTCGATGAAATGCATCCGCGCACCGGCCAGCCAATCCATCGCCTTGGTGGAATGATGGATCGCGTGGAACCGCCACAACACCGGAAAGGTGTGGAACGCGCGGTGTGTCCAATATTGCACAAAATCCGTGGCCGCCATGATCACTACCACCTGCAACCAGAACGGCTGCGACCCGATATAGGACCGGATGCCATCCAGCTGGATGGTCTCGTTGACGAAATTGGTGGGCGCAAGCGTGATGAACCCCAGGATCTGCACCAACATTGAGCTCACGAGGTAGTAGAACATATCCTCCCGCCACTCGCCGCGAAACACGGTCTGTTCCGCGCGCGCAGGAAAGAACCGCTCAAGCGGGACAAATAGAAATCCCACCACCAAGACATTGATGATGAAATAATCGAGCCCGAAATAAAGCGCCTGCGGCCCCGCCCCGCTGGTATCGGGCTGCGTCGTTGCCATTAGCGACACGACCACAGTCAGGCCCAGCGCCGTCCAGCCAAGAACCCGCTTGTCCGACAGGATCAAACTGATCAGCGACAGTGCATAGCCAAACAGCAGCACCACCCGCAGCACCACGGTCATCACACCGCTTTCGTGGATAAACGCAATCTCAGGATATGAAAACGTCTCGGGATACCAGCGCAAGAGCACCATCAAAAGCCCCGCAATCCCCGCCAGCAACGCCAGCGAGCCCGACAACCAGCCAGACCCGAACGGCCGCGCCGCTCTTGGCTTCTCCAATTCCGAAATCAATTCACGAAAAATGCCCATCAATCCCTCACCACACGCGGTTTTTTGCAAAATATACACGTCATCAAAACAAGTCAGAGACCTATTTCACCCCGCAGCCAGAAAATCCACAGGCCGCAGCCCTGCGGCCACATCCTACTGCATCATCTTCTTCTGGCCCAAAATATCCTGCGGGGGTCCGAGGGTGCGAAACCCCCCGGTGCGATATGACCCATCGCACGCGTCCGGGACGGTCGGCGGGGTGCCTTGCGCGTCCACGCAACAGCGGCGCACCGGCCTGCCCCCCACGATCCCTAATTTGCATCCCGCCCCGCATTCCCTATCTTCCCAAGGACCAAGGGGGACCCCATGACCGACGACAGCAATCTCAGCCGTGCGCAGGCCCGCGGCGTTCGCAACGCCCGCGACCTGGAAAATCAACTCGGCTGGCTCGACAACATCACCGGCACCGCCCTTGGGGTGCTGGCCGTCGCCTCCGGCATCTATACCTACCTCGGCGTCTCCTCCCTTCTCGATGACAACGGCGCGCTGTCGGTCTTTGCCGCCCTTGCCTATTCGGTCGCCGTCTCGGTCGGCATCTTCGTCTTCTGGTCATACATGATGCGCCTGATGCCCGCCGTGCGCACTGGGGCCGCCCGCATGGGCCTGTTTCTGGCCATGTGCCTGGGCTCGGGTGCCATCATCGCCATGTCATCCTGGCTGAACGCTGCAGCACTTGCCGGGGCCGCCGCTGTCGAACAGCATCTGGCTGAAACCGTGCAAGACTACCAACAGGCGCTGGAACGCACCAATGAGATCACGCAATCCGCCCAAAGCCTGGCCCGCGATGTCGCCCGCGTGCGCCAGTCCTTTGATGACCTCTCCGAACAAGAGGCCACCGGCCAACTTTCGGGCTTTGCCGGTCAAGGCGCCGTCTTCCGCCTCCTGCGCCAGAAATCCGACGAACTCGCCGCACTCGAGGCACAGATCACCACGCAGGAAAACCTCGTCAGCCAGGCCTTCGCCGACGGCAACCAGATCCTTACCCGGATGCGCGCGCTGACGGTCGAACAAGGCCCCGTCGAACAGCGCTCGGTCCTTTTCAGTGAAGAGGCCGTGCGCCTGGCCAATATCATCACCCAATTGCGGCAATTGTCCGTGGCTCCGCTGGTCCAGCGCGCCGCGCGTGATCTGTCCGACAGCGTGGTGCTACCACAACTTGATGGCTCCGACGCTTCGACCCGGCAAGGGCAACAGGCCACGATCGACTCCGTCCTTACCGTGCTGGGCCAGCGCGCCGCCGTGCTCCAAACCGCAGCCCAATCCGTGATCGACATGACCCCACCCGCAGACACCACCTATACGCCGATCTCTGCGGCGGACGCGGTGATCCTCTACGCCCGCAACTTTGTCCCCTCATGGGCCGGGGCCATCGCCATTGACCTGCTGCCAGCGGTGCTGGTGCTGATCGTCACCATCACCCAAGGCGCAATCCGTGCCGCACGCGACGGCACAGCCACCGAAGACAGCCTGACCCTGTCGGAACTGCGCGCCGCAATGATCGCCCTCAAGGATATTGACAGCACCATGTCCCCCGACCACCCCGCGCGCCCGGCCGCCGCCACCGATAACACCCCATCCAAACCCCGCGCGGTCGAATGACAGCACTTAATCCCAATACAGGGCGCACCCTGCGCTGGATCTTTGCGGCCCAGATCGGTTTTGCGGCCGTCCTGATAGGCGCTGACCTGACCCGCGTGTTGCCCACGCTTCTGTCACCCTCTGACGCACCGCAACTGACCCAACCCATAGGGCCGGGTGATCAAACGCGCCGCTTTGCCCCGGCAGAGCTTGCCCCGCGCGCCCCCGCCCCCGGCACCCGGCCCATTCCCGCCACTACCGACATGCCCAGCAGGCTCGACTTTGTCGCCGCTGACTGGAACGGCGACCCAGTGATCACCCTCACCGGGGATATCGCCCCCGGCGATGCCCAGCGTTTCGCCGACTTTCTGGACACCCAAACCACCCCTCCGGTCACCGCCTTCCTCAACAGCCCCGGTGGCTCAGTGGTCGACGCACTCGCCATCGGCCGCAGCCTGCGCGCGGCGGGGATCAACACCGAAATGACCGCCAGTGACATCTGCCTCTCTGCCTGCCCTTACCTGCTGGCCGCTGGCCCCACCCGCACGGCGCACGCGGACGCGCTCATTGGCGTGCACCAACACTACTTTGGCGAAAACACCGCCCTGCCAGCCTTCCTCGCGGTCTCAGACATCCAGCGCGGTCAGGGTGAGGTCATGACCTACCTCTCGGACATGGGCGTGGACCCGCTCTTGATGCAACACGCGCTGGTCACACCGCCGGATGAGATTTACCTGCTCACCCCCGACCAGCAACAAACCTACAATCTCACCACCCCCATTGAATAGGCGCAGGCCTATCTCCCGCAAAACGAACGCGCCCAAACCCAGATCTTCTTCTGGCCAGAATAATCCCGGGGGTGTGGGGGCTGGCCCCCACGAAACCAACCGACACGCCTGACTGGCCCCCGCCAAACCATCCGGGACGGCGGGCGGGGCGCCTTTGGGCTTTGCCCAAACAGCGGCGCACGACGCTCCCCGATTGCACCGCAGGCGATCTGATGCCAAAAGGCGGACATGAGCACCGGACACCTCACCATCGACCTCGCCGCCGTCACTGCCAACTGGCAAGCGCTTGACGCCATGACGACCGTCGAGACCGCCGCCGTGGTCAAGGCCGATGGCTATGGTCTGGGCGCCGCTCGTGTTGCCACCGCGCTGGCACAGGCTGGCGCGCGCCAGTTCTTCGTGGCCGCCGCCGAAGAGGGTGCCGCCGTCCGACAGGCGCTTGGCCCCGGCCCCGCAATCTCGGTCTTCTCCGGCCACATGGATGGCGACACCGCATTGCTGCGTGATCATGCGCTGACCCCGCTTCTGAATTCCGTAGCGCAAGTCCACCGTCATTTCACGACCTTGCCCGGCCATGCTTTTGGCGTGCAGCTCGACACCGGCATGAATCGCCTTGGTATGGAATGGGATGATTGGGCCACGACCGCTGCTGACGTGATGCGCGCCGGGCCGACGCTTGTTATGTCGCATCTGGCCTGCGCCGATGAACCCGACCACCCGATGAACCCCTACCAACTGGACGTCTTTCACCAGATGACGGACGGCATCAGTACCCCGCGCAGCCTTGCAGCCACCGGCGGGATCCTGATGGGACCAAAGTACCACTTTGACGTCACGCGCCCCGGCGTCGGCCTCTACGGCGGCGCGCCCTTTGCCGATGCCCGCCCTGTGGCCCGCCTCGATCTGCCGGTGATCCAGATCCGCGACCTGGCCCCCGAAGAAGTTGTGGGCTACGGCAACAGCTATCAAACCCCGCGCCCCGCGCGCATCGCCACCGTGGCCGCAGGCTATGCTGATGGTCTGATCCGTGCCTTGTCGGGCCGTGCCACGCTCTGGCATGGCGGCCAACCCTGCCCGCTCGTTGGCCGTGTCTCGATGGACCTGATCACGGTGGATGTCACCGATTGCGACGACGACCCCGGCTTTCTGACTATCCTCGGCCCCCACCAGGGCGTTGATGCTCTGGCGACGGCTGCCGGCACCATCGGGTACGAGATCCTGACCTCTCTGGGTCAGCGTTACTCGCGCCAATACGCCGCGATCTGACCGCGATTCGCCCGTGTTTCGAACCACTTAGCGCGACGTAGCCCTGCAATAACCACCCGGTCTGACGCAACACATCCGCATTGCGCAGCAATACCAAGCGCACAAAGCACCGCAACATCCTGCGCCGCCGCGCCCACAACATACCACCCCTGCCATATGTACGCCCCGCATTGTTTCGAACTCAGCAACAGTCCGATCACCAATGCATCACAGCAACCCGTGGTTTCTTTTCGTGAATTTTTCCCTGTAGACGCAAATGGTTAATCGCTTATCCTCGACCAGTGTTTGGAGAACTGCGTTTCGGGGGAAAATGCGGCATGTTTATTAAGTCGTCTGTTTTGGGCGCGGCCCGTCTGCTTCACCTGATCGCACTGGCCGCCGTCGCGGTCCTTGGGACAGCCGCATTGATCTACACATTATTGAGCACTTTTGGCTACGCGCCCTGGCTGTCCATGACCGCCACATTCGGTGCCGTCACCTACGACACAGCAGGCCAATGGCTGCAAATCGGCGGCACCAGCCTTTTGTGCGCCATGGCCTTCTTTCTGCCGACCTCGGCCCGTGTCGCGGCACTCGAACACAGCCACCGCCAGTTCCACATGTCGATGGACGACGTGGCCCGCGCCTATCATCTCGCCCATACTGCCGACCGGGCTGGTCTCTTCAGCCTCAGTTCTGAATTTGATGCGGTGCGCGAACGCCTGGGCTATCTGCGCGACCACCCTGATCTGGAACAGCTCGAACCCGATGTACTGGAAGTGGCCGCACAAATGTCGCAACAGGCACGCCACCTCTCCGAAGTCTACTCGGACGAAAAAGTCACCCGTGCGAAAGCCTTCCTGCAACAGCGCCAGGAAGAGGCGGAACGCCAGCAGGAACGGATTGTCGAGGCGCTGCATGTCACCAGCCAGATCCGCACCTGGGCGCAGCAGGTTGATGTCGAGGAATCCATCGTGGCCAGCCAATTGGCGCAGCTTGACGAAAAACTGCAAGCCGCCCTGCCGGTGCTGGGCTACGCCATGGAACACCCTGATGCGGCTGAAGACAACGTCGTCAACCTGCCCGCCAAACCCGCCGCAGAATAGACTGGCCACCGCAAACTGCGTCCCTTAAACCGGGTCAAAACCTGCGAGGCCACGATGCAAACCACCCTCAAATGGGCCAACCTCTCCCTGCTGATCCTGTTTCCCATCGCGTGGTTCGCACCACTGATGCGCGCGGGGCTGCTACCGCTCTTTGGCCTGTCCGAAATCTCAGTGATCTCGGGCCTGCAATCTCTTTGGGGCAGCGACATCTTTCTGGCGCTGATGGTCACCGCCTTCGCGCTCTTTGCGCCCTATTTGAAAACAATCGGTCTGGCGCTGACCCACTTCCACCTCCTCAGCCCGAAACTGCTGCCGTTCCTGTCGTGGATGGGCAAACTGGCGATGGCTGACATCTTCCTCATCGCGCTCTACATCGTGGTGGCGAAAGGCGTCGGCATCGGAAAGGTCGAAACCGCCTGGGGGCTGTATATGTTCACCGCCTGCATCCTCGCCTCCATCGCCATCTCGGCGCTGACCAAACCGCTTTCTTCCGAATAAAAATATGCCCGCCGGAGGCATCCGATTATTCGACGAATAATCGCGCCCCTTGCCAGCCGCAGCACACCAGTCCAAAAGGTGAACATGGCCAAAGACCTTTCCTTCTCCTGTTCCGCTTGCGGTGCCGTCACCTCCAAGTGGTCCGGCAAATGCGAAGCATGTGGCGAATGGAACACCATTCACGAAGACAAGGCACTCGCCTCTGGCCCCAAGAAAAAGTCGCTCGGCGGGATGCGTGGCAAGTCTATCCCGCTCACGGACCTTGCCACCGCAGAGGCCGAACCACCCCGCACCCTCTCGGGCGTAGGAGAGCTTGACCGCGTCCTCGGCGGCGGTTTGACCAAAGCCTCTGCCTTGCTGGTCGGTGGTGACCCCGGCATCGGCAAATCAACCCTGCTCTTGCAAGCCGCTGCCCGCTTTGCCCGCAATGGCCTCAAGGTCATCTATATCTCCGGTGAGGAATCAAACGCCCAGGTTCAAATGCGCGCCCGCCGTCTTGGCCTGACCGAAAGTCCTGTGCAACTGGCCTCCGAAACCAACCTGCGCGACATCCTCACCACGCTGGACGCCGAAAAACCCGACCTTGCAATCATCGATTCGATCCAGACCATGTGGGCCGACAACGTCGACAGCGCGCCTGGCTCGGTCTCTCAGGTCCGCAGCAGCGCACACGAGCTGACAACATTTGCCAAACGCAATGGCATGGCCGTGGTCATGGTCGGCCATGTCACCAAGGAAGGCGCCATCGCCGGGCCCCGCGTCGTCGAACACATGGTCGACACCGTGCTTTATTTCGAAGGAGAGCGCGGCCACCAGTTCCGTATCCTGCGCTCGGTCAAGAACCGTTTCGGTCCCGCAGACGAAATCGGCGTCTTCGAGATGACCGGCAAAGGGCTGGCCGAGGTTAAGAACCCATCGGCCCTCTTTTTGTCCGAACGGGGCGATCCCGCGCCCGGTTCCGTGGTCTTTGCAGGTATCGAAGGCTCCCGCCCTGTCCTGTGCGAGATCCAGGCCCTTGTGGCCCCTTCGCCACACAGCCAACCGCGCCGGTCAGTGGTCGGATGGGACGGATCGCGCCTTGCAATGATCCTTGCGGTCCTCGAATCCCGCGCCGGTGTCCCGTTCACCGGATTGGACGTCTACCTCAACGTAGCAGGCGGTTTGCGCATCACAGAACCCGCCGCCGATCTGGCTGTGGCCGCCGCCCTCGTCTCTGCGCGGGAAGATGCCAGTCTGCCCAAAGACGCAGTTCTTTTTGGTGAAATCTCGCTCTCGGGCGCGCTCAGACCCTGCGTGCAAACGGAAAATAGATTGAAAGAAGCGCAGAAACTTGGTTTTACCTCCGCAATCATGCCGCAACAGGTGAAAGCACCGCCCGCGGCAGGGCTGGATTTGCGCACCCCGCAAACGCTGGTCGATTTTGTGACAACGGTGTTCGGCGAACGCGGACCCGAATGAAGGAGCGGACCGTTGGAAGGTTTCACCATTGTTGATGGCGTCGTCGCCGCAGTCATCGTCGTCTCGGCGCTTTTGGCCTATAGCCGTGGATTTGTGCGCGAAGCTATGTCTATCGCAGGCTGGATCGGCGCCACGATCCTCGCCTTCATCTTTGCCGATCAAGCCGAACCGTTGGTCCGCCAAATCCCGGTCATCGGTGATTTCATCGGCGACAGCTGCGAGCTGTCGATCATTGCCGCCTTTGCCGCTGTTTTTGCTGTGTCTCTGGTGGTTGTGTCGATTTTCACGCCGCTCTTTTCCTCATTAGTGCAACGCTCTGCCCTGAATGGGCTGGACCAGGGCGCGGGGTTCCTCTTTGGGGTGCTGCGCGGCATCCTTCTGGTGGCTGTGGCATTCTTTGTTTATCAAACGGTGCTCTCTGCACAGGACATCCCGATGATCGAAGACAGCCGCTCTGCCAAGGTCTTTGCCCGGATGACGGGGCAGATCGAGGATCGCGACCCCGAAGCAGCGCTAGGTTGGCTAACGGTTCAGTATGAACAGCTGGTCGGTGCATGTTCCGCGCCGCAATAAGGCACGGCTTTCGCCCCTATTCGGTCATAATTCAAGGTTAGCAAACCCTTAACGCGCGCGATTTTGCGTGCCCAAAGGATTTGCGATGATGAAGCGTCTGATTTCGACACTCTTTGCTCTGGGCCTGATGGCCACTGGTGCCTCGGCTGCAACGGTGAACTACAACTTTCAGGCAGGCGGGCCCAATGGCAGCTCGGTCAGCTACACCTCTGGTGGCGTGGATTTGACCGTGTCCAGTGGCGGTGGCAATGTGGCCGTTACCAACAACGGTCTGGGCGTAACCGGCAACCCCGAAGGCGGACGGTTGGGTCTGGGCGAAAGCCTGACGTTCGACTTTGGGGGCATTCTGGTTGACCAGATTTCCGGACTGGTGTTTGAGGCAGGACCGCAAGCCGAACAATTCGGCGTGATCATCAACGGTGTCTCGACCCTCTTCACGGTGCCCGCCGGCCTCGGCAACAGCTTCACAACGCTGAATTTCTCCAGCCTGATCCCGACAGGTGGTGTCTCCAGCTTTACGATCTTTGGTGTCCAACCCAATGCGCCGGGCAATCGTGGTGTCAAAGTGGGCGGCATTACGGTCAACGCAATCAATATCCCGCCTGTGCCGTTGCCTGCTGGCGGTGCGCTCCTGCTGACGGGTCTGGGCCTCTTGGCACTGCGCCGCCGTCGCTGACAGCACACCTTACCCACATTTCGAAAACGGCGCGCCTTTCCCGGCGCGCCGTTTTTATTTCTGCCGCCGCCTGCAGACATAAACGCCCAACCTGTCACCCTTTGGAACCACCCCGCCTGCGCTGTCGCAATTCTGTCATATCTCCCCCGTGACACTGCCGTCGCAACCCGCTACATGGTGCCCATCTGTTCCCGGATTCGAAGGCTGCCGCCCGTGACCGACACCCTGCCCCCCGCCCATCCGTTTGATGACGATAAATTGCGGGAGGAATGCGGCGTTTTTGGCGTCGTCGGCGTCACCGATGCAGCCAATTTCATAGCCCTCGGTCTGCAC
This window contains:
- a CDS encoding MFS transporter — its product is MELHNKATALWSNFFNVKMVQIRTFHMTWFAFFSCFFAWFGIAPLMSVVRDELGLTPNQIGWAIIGSVSMTIFARLFIGWLCDRIGPRKSYTWLLLIGSLPVMGIGLAQSFETFLLFRVLIGGIGAAFVITQYHTSVMFAPNVVGQANATSAGWGNLGGGVTQFVMPLLFSVMVLGFGFSEAVGWRLSMVVVGVIIFLTGIGYYFLTQDAPDGNFDDLRAQGKMEEKKKVTGNYLHALKDPRVWVLFVIYGACFGIELTVNNVAALYFMDYFDLNLVTAGFVAASFGLMNLFARTLGGLFGDNFGSLWGLKGRAFWLFICLFFEGCALMVFSQMNVLFLALPALIVFSLFTQMAEGATYSVVPFINKKALGAVAGVVGAGGNAGAVLAGFLFKNVIDWSEAFFILGIVVTCASFLAFFVRFSTRQEDEERANFAAANIETLRLRALKANAALEEGLTAIAKKEGTQPAE
- a CDS encoding helix-turn-helix domain-containing protein, translating into MPESDYPDIRGLHLFREMSDAHFDALMRGSYVQNFPPQIDLIIEGDPSDFLHVVLTGSVELTSMWNGRETSMATVRPVSTFILAATIKDAPYLMSAKTVEKSRIALIPSQDVRNVFDVDNNFARAIVTELAQCYRSVVKSQKDLKLRTSLERLANYLLRQHQKMNGADGFELQLEKRRLASFLGMTPENLSRAFKGLQPYGVVVNGNHITIQNKDDLVRFAKPSPLIDDYSV
- a CDS encoding MerR family transcriptional regulator, whose protein sequence is MLINNAATASGLSADTIRFYAKSGMLPPIARDARGWRDFSPSDVDWLKTLKHLRATGMPLPEIKRFAQSAHAADADTPANRQMRLQIMQRHAHTLARRQTELDACAQYLAHKIALYSGTKED
- a CDS encoding aldo/keto reductase; this translates as MPAITLPTEPTLGLGCWAIGGPFSANGSPVGWGEVDDKTSTAAIHAAVDHGIRLFDTAQAYGTGHSETVLGSALHDRPDVAIVTKIGIGIDPANRAITGEVTDPKAIRASLDASHKRLRRDHIDLVLLHLNELPIESAAPIFDLLDGLYSAGRIGGYGWSTDFPDRTRAFADRPGFTAVEHAMNVFFAAEHMVPATRAAGIAALIRSPLAMGILGGRYDASAEFSKNDVRSSNQSWNGHFADGRIAPDRLTALDAVRDILTSDNRSLAQGAIAWLWARSPNAIPIPGFRTPEQVTDLCGALDHGPLTQAKMSQIETLLNRPPEGPPQQR
- a CDS encoding sterol desaturase family protein, encoding MGIFRELISELEKPRAARPFGSGWLSGSLALLAGIAGLLMVLLRWYPETFSYPEIAFIHESGVMTVVLRVVLLFGYALSLISLILSDKRVLGWTALGLTVVVSLMATTQPDTSGAGPQALYFGLDYFIINVLVVGFLFVPLERFFPARAEQTVFRGEWREDMFYYLVSSMLVQILGFITLAPTNFVNETIQLDGIRSYIGSQPFWLQVVVIMAATDFVQYWTHRAFHTFPVLWRFHAIHHSTKAMDWLAGARMHFIEIAILRGLTAVPMFTLGFDPAAIQAYLLIVYFSSSFIHSNIGWKFGFIERFFVTPRFHHWHHGSDREAIDINYSSHFPIYDWLFGTHHLPEDRWPENYGVIGNTVPKGYWKQFIYPFQKPKVEDPKSQAGTPAE
- the alr gene encoding alanine racemase, producing MSTGHLTIDLAAVTANWQALDAMTTVETAAVVKADGYGLGAARVATALAQAGARQFFVAAAEEGAAVRQALGPGPAISVFSGHMDGDTALLRDHALTPLLNSVAQVHRHFTTLPGHAFGVQLDTGMNRLGMEWDDWATTAADVMRAGPTLVMSHLACADEPDHPMNPYQLDVFHQMTDGISTPRSLAATGGILMGPKYHFDVTRPGVGLYGGAPFADARPVARLDLPVIQIRDLAPEEVVGYGNSYQTPRPARIATVAAGYADGLIRALSGRATLWHGGQPCPLVGRVSMDLITVDVTDCDDDPGFLTILGPHQGVDALATAAGTIGYEILTSLGQRYSRQYAAI
- a CDS encoding DNA repair protein — protein: MFIKSSVLGAARLLHLIALAAVAVLGTAALIYTLLSTFGYAPWLSMTATFGAVTYDTAGQWLQIGGTSLLCAMAFFLPTSARVAALEHSHRQFHMSMDDVARAYHLAHTADRAGLFSLSSEFDAVRERLGYLRDHPDLEQLEPDVLEVAAQMSQQARHLSEVYSDEKVTRAKAFLQQRQEEAERQQERIVEALHVTSQIRTWAQQVDVEESIVASQLAQLDEKLQAALPVLGYAMEHPDAAEDNVVNLPAKPAAE
- a CDS encoding paraquat-inducible protein A, coding for MQTTLKWANLSLLILFPIAWFAPLMRAGLLPLFGLSEISVISGLQSLWGSDIFLALMVTAFALFAPYLKTIGLALTHFHLLSPKLLPFLSWMGKLAMADIFLIALYIVVAKGVGIGKVETAWGLYMFTACILASIAISALTKPLSSE